Proteins from a single region of Gemmatimonadaceae bacterium:
- a CDS encoding cupin domain-containing protein yields MADIHTPFVAPAASLPANPVKAGTATAMQVLVGPERGAPNFAMRRFIMGPGGGMPFHTNDVEHEQYVLRGRARVRIGDTVHEVGPDHTLYIPAGAPHSYEVVEAPFEFLCVVPNGPDQIRLVDAC; encoded by the coding sequence ATGGCTGACATCCACACTCCATTCGTCGCGCCCGCCGCCTCGCTCCCGGCCAATCCGGTCAAGGCCGGCACCGCCACGGCAATGCAGGTGCTCGTGGGCCCCGAGCGCGGGGCGCCCAACTTCGCCATGCGCCGTTTCATCATGGGGCCCGGCGGCGGCATGCCGTTCCACACCAACGACGTGGAACACGAGCAGTACGTGCTGCGTGGAAGGGCCCGGGTCCGCATCGGCGACACGGTGCACGAGGTGGGGCCCGACCACACGCTGTACATCCCGGCCGGTGCGCCGCACAGCTACGAGGTGGTCGAGGCGCCGTTCGAGTTTCTGTGCGTGGTGCCCAACGGCCCCGACCAGATCCGCCTCGTGGACGCGTGTTGA